In Erigeron canadensis isolate Cc75 chromosome 6, C_canadensis_v1, whole genome shotgun sequence, the following are encoded in one genomic region:
- the LOC122603813 gene encoding auxin response factor 5-like isoform X2 yields the protein MSLRPVNSEKDVLPIPDFGMKPSRHPTEFFCKTLTPSDTSTHGGFSVPRRAAEKLFPQLDFSMQPPTQELFVRDLHDNTWTFRHIYRGQPKRHLLTTGWSMFVGAKRLKAGDAVLFIRDEKSQLLLGVRRANRQQTSLPSSVLSADSMHIGVLAAAAHAAANRSPFTIFYNPRACPSEFVIPLARYRKSIYGTQLSVGMRFGMMFETEESGKRRYMGTIVGISDVDPLRWPGSKWHNLQVEWDEPGCGDKQSRVSPWDIEAPESLFIFPSLTSSLKRPFNSAFLGAQPEWDNMVNRPFMRAPEALNGNFSNPSMSSLWSEQLIKMLIKPQNGNNMAPSSPIVQEPFLGNRTQLQVENRPQFQLIQPNTTTAATATVTTTNTTSTNTVVMSNTQPQSNSNLHGNQHQQQLETVKSESKPTDNHHSLVHELPFLNQLSPFDSTILQSQQFDSPQIDSTSLNGLFHYPDTNILSPYPSLGQETWDQQTNNNSKSLFQSNTCPSNMYGFKDLSDESQHNNNNPQSGNVYSCLNFEGSNGGSAVVDPSVSSTVLDDFCNLKDIEFQNPSNYLVSNNFSSSQDVQSQITSASLVDSQAYSMQEIPDNSGGASSSNGEFDDSGLLQNSSWQQVTAPPRVRTYTKIQKAGSVGRSIDVSSFKNYDELCSEIEKMFGLEGLLNDSRGSGWKLVYVDFENDVLLVGDDPWEEFVGCVRCIRILSPSEVQQMGEEGMQLLNSNAALQAEINGGPTPDNGARTWVNAT from the exons GAAAAAGATGTTCTTCCGATACCAGACTTTGGGATGAAGCCAAGTAGACATCCAACCGAATTCTTCTGCAAGACATTGACACCGAGTGATACAAGTACACATGGTGGATTTTCCGTACCTCGTAGAGCAGCAGAAAAACTCTTTCCACAATTG GATTTTTCAATGCAACCTCCCACTCAAGAGCTTTTTGTTCGGGATTTACATGATAACACATGGACATTCCGTCACATATACCGCG GGCAGCCAAAACGGCACCTACTGACTACGGGCTGGAGTATGTTCGTTGGTGCAAAAAGGCTAAAAGCAGGTGATGCTGTTCTATTTATCAG GGATGAGAAGTCACAATTATTGCTGGGAGTACGACGAGCTAATCGTCAACAAACGTCTTTGCCATCTTCGGTTTTATCTGCGGATAGTATGCACATTGGAGTCCTTGCTGCTGCCGCTCATGCTGCGGCCAATCGAAGTCCCTTCACGATATTCTACAATCCAAG GGCATGTCCTTCGGAATTCGTTATTCCATTGGCGAGATATCGGAAGTCTATTTATGGGACACAACTTTCCGTAGGCATGCGTTTTGGAATGATGTTTGAAACCGAGGAATCTGGAAAACGCAG ATATATGGGCACAATTGTCGGTATAAGTGACGTGGATCCATTAAGATGGCCTGGCTCCAAGTGGCATAACCTCCAG GTGGAGTGGGACGAGCCAGGGTGTGGTGATAAGCAAAGTAGAGTGAGTCCATGGGATATCGAGGCCCCCGAAAGTCTCTTCATCTTCCCTTCTCTTACTTCAAGTCTTAAACGGCCGTTTAATTCTGCTTTTCTAG gAGCACAACCTGAATGGGACAATATGGTAAACCGGCCATTCATGCGGGCCCCGGAAGCCTTGAATGGAAACTTTTCGAACCCTTCAATGTCCAGCTTATGGTCGGAACAACTGATCAAGATGTTAATAAAACCTCAAAATGGTAATAATATGGCGCCCAGTTCACCTATTGTTCAAGAACCTTTTCTTGGTAACAGGACCCAGTTACAAGTTGAAAACCGCCCCCAATTTCAACTTATTCAACCAAACACCACCACAgccgccaccgccaccgtcaccaccaccaacaccacaAGCACGAACACTGTCGTGATGTCAAACACCCAACCGCAATCCAATTCAAATCTTCATGGAAACCAACATCAGCAACAGTTGGAAACAGTTAAATCCGAATCAAAGCCAACAGACAACCATCATAGTCTTGTACACGAGCTACCGTTTCTTAATCAGTTGTCGCCGTTTGATTCAACTATACTTCAATCTCAACAATTTGATTCACCCCAGATCGATTCCACAAGTCTTAATGGGTTATTTCACTACCCAGACACCAACATATTGAGCCCGTATCCATCTCTCGGGCAGGAAACATGGGACCAGCAGACAAATAATAACTCCAAATCTCTGTTCCAATCAAACACGTGTCCCTCAAACATGTACGGTTTCAAAGACTTGTCAGATGAGAGTCAACACAACAATAACAACCCCCAAAGTGGAAATGTATACAGTTGTCTTAACTTTGAAGGTAGTAATGGAGGTAGTGCAGTTGTTGATCCTTCAGTTTCGAGTACAGTATTGGACGATTTTTGTAACTTGAAAGATATAGAGTTCCAAAATCCATCAAATTATTTAGTGAGTAATAATTTTAGCTCAAGCCAAGATGTTCAGTCGCAAATCACTTCGGCTAGTCTTGTTGACTCTCAAGCTTATTCTATGCAAGAAATACCCGATAACTCAGGTGGGGCATCTTCAAGCAACGGTGAATTTGATGATAGTGGACTTTTGCAGAACAGCTCGTGGCAACAAGTTACTGCTCCTCCCCGTGTACGAACCTATACAAAG ATTCAAAAGGCGGGGTCAGTGGGGAGGTCTATTGATGTTTCAAGTTTCAAGAACTACGATGAGCTTTGTAGCGAAATTGAAAAGATGTTTGGACTCGAAGGATTGCTTAATGATTCTAGAGGATCCGGCTGGAAGTTGGTGTATGTAGATTTCGAGAATGATGTTCTTCTTGTTGGAGATGATCCTTGGGA GGAATTCGTTGGTTGTGTGCGATGTATAAGGATTCTATCGCCTTCTGAAGTTCAGCAGATGGGTGAAGAAGGAATGCAGCTTCTCAACAGCAACGCCGCACTACAGGCTGAGATAAACGGTGGCCCCACACCAGACAACGGGGCTCGCACGTGGGTCAACGCCACATAA